In Tachysurus vachellii isolate PV-2020 chromosome 12, HZAU_Pvac_v1, whole genome shotgun sequence, the DNA window aatagaaaaagaaaaaaaaatagctgagtcacttttttcttttatgtgaaAAAGAGGCGTGGTTTCACTGCTTTgtacacaacaaacaaacaaacaaacaaacaaaaacagacaagtcATACAAGTGTACACAGTCTTGTTAGGCGACTTTTACTAaactacatctctctctcactctcagtcactcacacacacacacacacacacacacacacacacacacacacacacaggccttaCACCTGCTGTAAATATTCCTTCCTCACACAAGCGCTCAATCTGCCTGCGTAAACAaatctctctttatttaaaGTGTCAAACGGAAATGAACTTCggatttactttttttgttcactttaaCCACAAAATGGGGCGTTTGATTTGTGTTGTCAACACATGATGAAGACAAAACAGGAACTTCAGCAAAACTTCCCTTAAACCCTGAAGGTGCATTAAACCTTCACAATCAAATGTAAAGAAAAGCGAGcaaaaaagcaagcaaacaaacataaaagcgattttctttaataaatagtaataattataatgataacagtaaaataataatcataataataagcagtaaaaattaaaatgtggcCCTACCATACTGTTTGGATCTCCAACTCCCATCTTCTAAACCAAACGACAAGGCTGATTCAGTAAAGGGCAGCAAAACACCACATTAAACACCGGATTTCCACCGGCTAAATATTTACAAACCGTCAaactttaaacacttttatcAAAAACTCAGAGCGCGTCGAGAACTTCCTGGTTTCTGCACTCTTCCTCGTCCGCCTGAATTCCTCCGCTAAACAGGTGCAATTTCAGCCACTAGAGGGAGTTTCTCGGGCCCAAAATCCCGCCTTCTTATTTGTGATTGACTCAAAGTTCGCACTCCTCGCTTACGGTTCGCTGACTGGACGGTCAAACTAGCCAATAGCAGCGCACATGACGAAATACGGGTAGGAGATAAAAGTACCCCATAGGCGAGTGTCCGGCTGAGCAACAGGTTGAACCaggaagattatttttattatgatgttttCATTCTATAGATAACAAATAATCGACTGAATAAATGACTGACTATGATAAAGTAGGCAAAAGTAGGAATATTGGGACAttcggatttttttttattacctttatAATACGTATTAATaatatgttataaatattttaggTGGTACGTCACACCCAAACAAAGCTGGAACCTGTCTCACCACCCGGGACACAGAAACagatatattacaaaaaaaaaaaaaactaatgtcCTCTTGTTTGCGTCACTGAGTCTTCCGTCCCGCGGTGACTTCATCACGCCACGCCTCCTAACACGTCACCATTCCGTGCTCTTCAGTGCAGAAGATTTGTTTCGACAAGATCGTTCACGTTAGTCTGCTTAGCAGGGAACAGAAGGTAGGTTGTGTTTccgaatttgttaatttgttttcggatttgttaatgtgttttcggatttgttaatttgttttgcacttcctggCCTTAGAAATATGCAAACAAGATATGCATCCATTGAAATGATTTCTATTGGCTGCGGCACTGAGAAGATTATCATatgcaaattaaacaaacatccTGAAACTATTTTGTACATAGGTTTTCTTTTGAGGAACTTGTATAAAGGATGTAGTtagaactaataataatatgcaaatgagttgTGACAAGCAGAATCTGCTTTTTAATTAACGGTGTCGTAGGTGCTCATtagaatatgcaaattagctgGTTCTGTTTCATAAAGTTATAGTTTGAACAAATTAGAATATGAAGATGAACTGTCACTAACTAGTTTCTGGTCTATAACAGGTTTTATATTAGCGTATGTAAAAGTCATTAATCTGATTGGGTGGCTAGATACCTTTTTTTAGCCCTATAAACGGTAAATCAATCATCCAACagcttctgattggctattgccGTTAGCATATGCAAATAAAACCTTACCGGTTCATAACGGCTTTGAAACACATTGTTTATTTACGCTGATTTAGAAACACAGtaatttacacaacaaaaatgcGAGTAAATACTCAAAGatttaatgaaattttaaacacagataaaaggaaaaaacatcaaaacGTAACATACggtttaaattaaaaagatgagacatgaaagaggaaaaaagttcaTGAAATTGTTGGCGGATCAGTGAAATGTCAGAACAAGTGGACTTCCCTAGAGCTGATGGATGTGTGAACATGATAAAAAGATCAGGTTTATTCCCTATGAAGACCCGATTCCTCCAGTTCTCCCTTTAGGTCATTTTCCACATGATTCTGAATGACAGACTTCTATCAcagtttaaaattttttattacaaaattacataaaaacattGTTTACTGTAAAACAGCTGCTCCTTAcatgtggaataaaacactgcaatgtaaaaaaaataaaaatcccttaaaacaataaaatatcctgtgatgtgggcgtgtcctcaGTGTCCTTGTCTGATGATGATGTCTGACATGTCGTCCACTTTGTGGAGCTCCAGGTTCTAtaggaagaaaacacacaacttCTGATGaggttattattttaattattcttcTTATTTGTAACGACTCTCACTGATGCCAAGTGCTGATGTTTTACTGCAGAAAGGGTCaacaaatttaatttaagcGAGAGGCCAACACTACACGATTTACAGTGTGGAAATTTGCACAAAATTAATAGCTGTGGCTTATTTTTCAGGACTCACTTTCTCGTTTGCCAGATGCAGAAGAGCGACGAACGCCAAGGGCACAGACAGGTTATTGGCCATGGTGTTGGGCAGCCTGGAACAGGAAACGAGCCAAGGACATGAATTATTATAGATTTTCTAGTCATGTATAATTAAGCGGAGTGTGTGAAGAAGAGCTGCGGGTCACGCTGCAGAGGGCTGAGGAGTGTGAAAGATGCATGAGGATCCTGCAGCACGGGTCATGTCTCCTCTCAGAGTTATGTTCAGTGAGATTTAATGGATGAGGCGGCACAGGGCAGGGGCTGAGCAGTACCTCCTTCAAACATGCAACAGATTTTTGTGGAATTGAGGATTTATCCTGTGTTTATCTGATTTGTTTTCTATCAAATGCCTTCAGATTTGTCCTCATGACTCTCTACAGTAGCAGCTCGTTAGCAGCGAACATGGGTCGTTTGTGTACTTGTAGTTGTGTAGCATGTTATTCTGCTTACTTCTGTAAGAGCGTTCTGGTAGACTGGCTGAAGGATTTTTCTCCCGGGACTTCTGTAGGCTGGTCGTTCTCAgaatccttaaaaaaaatcaataaataaataaaaacagagtgaaatgaaatgaacagGACAGCTCAGACCAGGGAGGAGTTATTATTCCTGATATGTACACCGTGTGCCGTAGCAGGATACCTTGGCTGGTTTCTCTGGGCTATCTGTCAGGAGACTCCACATGCTGCTCTTCAGGCGCTTCATGTCCATCTTCTTGGCTGTTCTGGCGTAATTAATCTCAATGATGTTGACCTGGacaaaagagatagagagagagagaaaaagacagacagagagggagagagaaatgtCATCCATTCACAGGTCTTACGGTGTGTTTCCTTTACATTGTTTTTCCAGCACATAATACCCTCGAGTAAATATTTTCTCTCATCCTCACAGGAATCCGACCCTAACTACACGCCTCGttcatttacaataaacatGTAGAAATAATATTGTGAAAGTGAACCCAACAGTGAGAAAGTTGACTCTGTCTGTTAGGTTTAGAtttatgttattaataataacacctCGGAGGGCAATTACTCTTACTTTATGTGGCTCGGGCACCAGACAGTCTTCTCCGTATGTGGAGACACCATCGGGGTCCAGCCTGTCTGTCAGGGGCTGAGAGTCATCTGATCCTACGAAGCCAcccacatcatcatcactgtcctCCAGCTGACAGATTTCACCATGGGgattggaaaaaaatattacattagtGATGTTAGGTTGAACAAAGTTAATCAGTTATAtagtaaaggtgtgtgtgtgtacctgcagccGTGGACAGAAGTTAGCAGTGTCATTAGCGTTGTTATAATCATATTCGCCAATGTCTTCAGCCAGCTCGCCCGATATCCTCTTCTTGTCTTTGACAATCAGCTAGAGTGTAAATACAAACCCCCCACAGGACACACGTTAAATCTTCAGTGCATCTTTGTAAAGTTTTGTAGCTTCTACatgaacaggaagtgagatGTCTgctgcgtgttttttttttagtgagtCACCGTGTTGGCAGGTTTGAGGCTGAGCTGCGACAGGTTGCTGAGTGGATACTGGAAATCTGCCGGCAGCGTGGTTTTCTTGTTGCTGGTGTTCAGGGCAGATTTACTGACGGTGGTTGCTGCCTGGAAATGACAGGTATGAGTCaggggggaaataaataaataaataaataaaaaactcccAGTCAAAAGCAGGAGCttgaggtatgtgtgtgtgtgcgctgaaTTGAGGTCTGCAGTGATGTATGAGAACAGATAAAATCCCTTGAGATAAATGGAAATTCCttgtaaaaagtaaataaaaatagcataaAATTAACCTGAAtgataaatacaaaagacatacatgaaaatatataaataaaatcagctgCTTCCTCCTAACCAttatattatgaaaaaaaaattaagtacaGAAAAATATTAGTTGAAGTAGGACTGAATGTTAGAATTAAAAGTTAAACTATAAGATCTATTCTTACAGACTTTTTCCCTGAAAAAATAAGGTATTTAATTCCAGCTGAGCAATTCCAGAtttaaaaaaggaggaaaagaaaaagtttttacattttgtcagtgttacagtgttgtaCTATTGCTGTGTGAGTGCTAGATATTTGTAATATATGTGTAATTCTCTTGCTGAGTAAGATGTGAGTTTTGTGTTTTGAGCTTACTCTGGTGGTGCGGAAGTAGTTGTGAAAGTGGATGTCCTCACTGAAGTCGATCACAAGTGGATTTTTTGGCGCCCGCTTTTTAGTTTCCTTCTCTGGCTTGTGATCCTCTACatggggaaaaataaacaataaatatctaTGAATCCAACTTCCTGCCTGAGGCTGAGTACAGCAGGAACAGTTCAgggcatgtgtatgtgtgtgtgagagctcacgtttgtgtgtgggtttgaaGAGCCAGTATCCCGGGCCGACCCAGGTTGCCATGGTGCGGGGGCTGAAGTACGAATACTCTCTGGGTTTGTCTGAGAGCTGCAGGCACATGGTGGTGATGTCACCTTCTCCGATCGGTATCACCCCTCTGTACAGACACACGCTCACTTTAACACCACTGTCTGCATGATACACTATAATAAAACACCTTGACTGATCtatgcttttgtttttcatttaaacaatcgagcaaaaacatatttaatcagACACTGGCTTTCTGACCGTCCTTTCTCAGGGCTCCTCCTGGAGCAGGCGTCTTTGTGCTCGTCAAAGTGATCTCCGCAGTCTCCCGGCCCTCCGTCATCTCCGTCCGCATCGAACTGGTCCCCAAAATCCGGTGCCTCGTCTGGTTCAATGCCGGCATTGACGTCGAATGCGTGTTCGCCCTGCTTCATTTTGTCCAGCAGCTGGTTCAAGTTAGTCGTCTGTGTAGAGGAACAAAGATGAGACTTCAAGAAGAATTCaaacaatgttgttgttttatggACAAACAGCACCAGGAAGTAGTTGTGATCTTTACAAGTCACTGGTGGAATTTCCTTGTAAATCGCTGGATTACCTGCTCAGGTGTCCATTGGGTGAAGGAGAAATCTTGTAGAGATGGGCAAATGGGCATCTTTTCCTCCAGCGTCTTTAAACTAACTGCAGGTACAGAATAAAAATCCCCATTGAGATGTGTCTCTTTCCTCACACTTCACAAACACtgactgttgtgtgtttttagcgCAGTACCTGTAAAGGGGGAGGCAGGTGTATGTTGTACAGGTGAGGATGAGCTGTCTGGTCTGGATTTCAGCAGGGTCATGTGGGAAGGGAACCTCAGCCCACAGCTGCTGTCTTCACTGAAcagcacagacagaaacactcCAGCTGTACTGTTCTCGTCGAAAGATGCAGCCATGCGTTGGAACATGGGGTCCACCTGTAACACCATATACATGCCATGAGTGACATCAGACAAATGAGGCATGACCTCTGTCCTATCAGACAGTGATAGAGGTGACGTGCACAGTGACGTGGACAAGTGTTTTATACCCTTACTTTGATCCAGTGACAGGGCAGCAAGCTATATGGTTTAGAGAGAGCTCAGAGAGTAAAGAATCTGGTGTACTGAAGATAAAGCCATGTATTTTACCTCACACTTCATCTCTGACTCTGAGAGATTGATGTTGCTCAGGTTCTGCTCCACCGTCTTCTTCGGAGGCCGTTTTTTTGGGGGTTGCTTGGTGGCTGTCTGTTCACTCACATTGCCCTCTACTGTCGCTGTCTCTTCTCCTGCCTCCTGGTCTgctacagtgtaaaaaaaataaaaaaataaaaaataaatgcaacacGAGCAGTTTAAGAGATGGTCATGACATTGTGTTGGTGTGACTGACATGTTACATCATCAGCCACTGAGCTGAATTTCTGGATTTATCttctttacaaaaaacaaacaaacaaacaaaaccaaaacaaacaaaaaaaaacaaacaaaacaaaaacaaagctttaTCTAATGAacactgtggggaaaaaagcagTATGTCTAGGCTGAGTGCTGATATTTTGGAGCAGTGTAAAAGATGTTAATTAGAGCACTGCTGTGatgcagataaacacacagtccacacaccATCTTTCGGTTTGGTCTCAGAGCCGAGTCCTCCCAGAACTCTGTAGGCATCAGCGTGCACTGCGTCCACCCTCACTGCATAGATCTTAGTGCTAGCATCCAGCGTCCCTGCAGCaacctaaaaacacacacaccatgtgccTACTACAGCAGACCCTTAAGTATCACTTATGCACATGGATTTCTGTCAGGATGTTAAAAAATTTCTGAAAGTGAACGCCACACTTACCTTAAAGTTGAGCTCAGAGTCtttctgcttcagtatgtctgCCATGTAATCGATGAGGTGCAGACCAAATGCATTCTTTGTGGTAATTTTCTACAGACATATTTAAGGGATATCAGAAGTGTACATTAGGACCAATGGAATTGTTC includes these proteins:
- the ncaph gene encoding condensin complex subunit 2 isoform X2, which encodes MSVVSTPNSRPLQWSSPALGHKLSLSATSTPLLGSIQSNDDEQERRQRRRSRVIDLHAGADSSINEVFSNTGTPAAVPKLSSAQISEHYSTCIKLSTENKITTKNAFGLHLIDYMADILKQKDSELNFKVAAGTLDASTKIYAVRVDAVHADAYRVLGGLGSETKPKDDQEAGEETATVEGNVSEQTATKQPPKKRPPKKTVEQNLSNINLSESEMKCEVDPMFQRMAASFDENSTAGVFLSVLFSEDSSCGLRFPSHMTLLKSRPDSSSSPVQHTPASPFTVSLKTLEEKMPICPSLQDFSFTQWTPEQTTNLNQLLDKMKQGEHAFDVNAGIEPDEAPDFGDQFDADGDDGGPGDCGDHFDEHKDACSRRSPEKGRGVIPIGEGDITTMCLQLSDKPREYSYFSPRTMATWVGPGYWLFKPTHKQDHKPEKETKKRAPKNPLVIDFSEDIHFHNYFRTTRAATTVSKSALNTSNKKTTLPADFQYPLSNLSQLSLKPANTLIVKDKKRISGELAEDIGEYDYNNANDTANFCPRLQLEDSDDDVGGFVGSDDSQPLTDRLDPDGVSTYGEDCLVPEPHKVNIIEINYARTAKKMDMKRLKSSMWSLLTDSPEKPAKDSENDQPTEVPGEKSFSQSTRTLLQKLPNTMANNLSVPLAFVALLHLANEKNLELHKVDDMSDIIIRQGH
- the ncaph gene encoding condensin complex subunit 2 isoform X1, translating into MSVVSTPNSRPLQWSSPALGHKLSLSATSTPLLGSIQSNDDEQERRQRRRSRVIDLHAGADSSINEVFSNTGTPAAVPKLSSAQISEHYSTCIKLSTENKITTKNAFGLHLIDYMADILKQKDSELNFKVAAGTLDASTKIYAVRVDAVHADAYRVLGGLGSETKPKDADQEAGEETATVEGNVSEQTATKQPPKKRPPKKTVEQNLSNINLSESEMKCEVDPMFQRMAASFDENSTAGVFLSVLFSEDSSCGLRFPSHMTLLKSRPDSSSSPVQHTPASPFTVSLKTLEEKMPICPSLQDFSFTQWTPEQTTNLNQLLDKMKQGEHAFDVNAGIEPDEAPDFGDQFDADGDDGGPGDCGDHFDEHKDACSRRSPEKGRGVIPIGEGDITTMCLQLSDKPREYSYFSPRTMATWVGPGYWLFKPTHKQDHKPEKETKKRAPKNPLVIDFSEDIHFHNYFRTTRAATTVSKSALNTSNKKTTLPADFQYPLSNLSQLSLKPANTLIVKDKKRISGELAEDIGEYDYNNANDTANFCPRLQLEDSDDDVGGFVGSDDSQPLTDRLDPDGVSTYGEDCLVPEPHKVNIIEINYARTAKKMDMKRLKSSMWSLLTDSPEKPAKDSENDQPTEVPGEKSFSQSTRTLLQKLPNTMANNLSVPLAFVALLHLANEKNLELHKVDDMSDIIIRQGH